A window of Amycolatopsis australiensis contains these coding sequences:
- the uvrA gene encoding excinuclease ABC subunit UvrA — protein sequence MADRLVVRGAREHNLRGVDLDLPRDSMIVFTGLSGSGKSSLAFDTIFAEGQRRYVESLSAYARQFLGQMDKPDVDFIEGLSPAVSIDQKSTSRNPRSTVGTITEVYDYLRLLYARAGKAHCPKCGEPISKQTPQQIVDQVLAMEEGTRFQVLAPVVRGRKGEYVDLFENLQQQGYARVVVDGAVYPLTEPPKLKKQEKHQIGVVIDRLTVKAASRQRLTDSVETALRLADGLVELEFVDLPEGDPHRVRGFSENLACPNGHPLAIEDLEPRSFSFNSPYGACPECTGIGIRKEVDPELVVPDDELSLAEGAIAPWSGGQSADYFIRLLESLSETIGFRMDTPWRRLPARAQKAVLHGVDEQVHVRYKNRYGRQRSYYANFEGVIPFLERRQEQTESEYMRERYEGYMREVPCPACQGTRLKPEILAVTLQHKTRGDMSIAEVCALSIAEASQFLDELELGPREAMIAGAVLKEIQARLRFLLDVGLTYLSLDRASATLSGGEAQRIRLATQIGSGLVGVLYVLDEPSIGLHQRDNHRLIETLTRLRDLGNTLIVVEHDEDTIRSSDWVVDIGPGAGEHGGHIVHSGPYKKLLKSKESLTGQYLSGRRKIEIPAIRRPIDKKRQLTVVGAREHNLRGLDVSFPLGCLVSVTGVSGSGKSTLVNDILATVLANKLNGARQVPGRHTRVNGLNNVDKLVRVDQSPIGRTPRSNPATYTGVWDHVRKLFAATTEAKVRGYQQGRFSFNVKGGRCEACAGDGTIKIEMNFLPDVYVPCEVCKGARYNRETLEVHYKGKTVSDVLDMPIEEAAEFFEPIKAIHRHLQTLVDVGLGYVRLGQPAPTLSGGEAQRVKLASELQKRSTGKTVYILDEPTTGLHFEDISKLIGVINGLVDKGNTVIVIEHNLDVIKTSDWIIDMGPEGGSGGGTVVAEGTPEHVAGIEESYTGQFLRQVLAAE from the coding sequence GTGGCTGATCGCCTCGTTGTTCGCGGCGCCCGCGAGCACAACCTCCGCGGCGTGGATCTCGACCTGCCCCGCGACAGCATGATCGTGTTCACCGGCCTGTCCGGGTCCGGGAAGTCGAGCCTCGCCTTCGACACCATCTTCGCCGAAGGGCAGCGCCGCTACGTCGAGTCGCTGTCGGCGTACGCCCGCCAGTTCCTGGGGCAGATGGACAAGCCGGACGTCGACTTCATCGAGGGCCTCTCGCCCGCGGTGTCGATCGACCAGAAGTCCACCTCGCGCAACCCGCGCTCGACCGTGGGCACGATCACCGAGGTCTACGACTACCTGCGCCTGCTCTACGCCCGCGCCGGCAAGGCGCACTGCCCCAAGTGCGGCGAGCCGATCAGCAAGCAGACGCCGCAGCAGATCGTCGACCAGGTGCTCGCGATGGAAGAGGGCACCCGGTTCCAGGTGCTCGCGCCGGTGGTGCGCGGGCGCAAGGGCGAATACGTCGACCTGTTCGAGAACCTCCAGCAGCAGGGTTACGCGCGCGTGGTCGTCGACGGCGCGGTGTACCCGCTCACCGAGCCGCCGAAGCTGAAGAAGCAGGAGAAGCACCAGATCGGCGTGGTGATCGACCGGCTGACCGTGAAGGCGGCGTCGCGCCAGCGGCTCACCGACTCGGTCGAGACGGCGCTGCGCCTGGCCGACGGCCTGGTCGAGCTGGAATTCGTCGACCTGCCCGAAGGCGACCCGCACCGCGTGCGCGGCTTCTCCGAGAACCTCGCCTGCCCCAACGGCCACCCGCTGGCCATCGAGGACCTCGAGCCGCGCTCGTTCTCCTTCAACTCGCCCTACGGCGCCTGCCCGGAGTGCACCGGCATCGGCATCCGCAAGGAGGTCGACCCGGAGCTGGTGGTGCCGGACGACGAGCTGTCGCTGGCCGAGGGCGCGATCGCGCCGTGGTCGGGCGGGCAGAGCGCGGACTACTTCATCCGGCTGCTCGAGTCCCTGTCCGAGACCATCGGCTTCCGGATGGACACGCCGTGGCGGCGGCTGCCCGCGCGCGCCCAGAAGGCCGTCCTGCACGGCGTCGACGAGCAGGTGCACGTCCGCTACAAGAACCGCTACGGCCGCCAGCGGTCGTACTACGCGAACTTCGAAGGCGTCATCCCGTTCCTCGAGCGGCGCCAGGAGCAGACCGAGTCCGAGTACATGCGCGAGCGGTACGAGGGCTACATGCGCGAGGTGCCGTGCCCGGCCTGCCAGGGCACCCGGCTCAAGCCGGAGATCCTCGCCGTCACGCTGCAGCACAAGACCCGCGGCGACATGTCGATCGCCGAGGTGTGCGCGCTGTCCATCGCCGAGGCGTCGCAGTTCCTCGACGAGCTGGAGCTGGGCCCGCGCGAGGCGATGATCGCCGGCGCGGTGCTCAAGGAGATCCAGGCCCGGCTGCGCTTCCTGCTCGACGTCGGCCTGACGTACCTCTCGCTCGACCGCGCGTCGGCGACACTTTCGGGTGGTGAAGCCCAGCGCATCCGGCTCGCCACACAGATCGGCTCCGGGCTGGTGGGCGTGCTGTACGTGCTCGACGAGCCGTCGATCGGCCTGCACCAGCGCGACAACCACCGGCTGATCGAGACCCTCACCCGGCTGCGCGACCTCGGCAACACGCTGATCGTCGTGGAGCACGACGAGGACACGATCCGCTCCAGCGACTGGGTGGTCGACATCGGCCCCGGCGCCGGCGAGCACGGCGGCCACATCGTCCACAGTGGACCGTACAAGAAACTGCTGAAGAGCAAGGAGTCGCTGACCGGGCAGTACCTGTCGGGGCGGCGCAAGATCGAGATCCCGGCGATCCGGCGGCCGATCGACAAGAAGCGGCAGCTCACGGTCGTCGGCGCGCGCGAGCACAACCTGCGCGGCCTCGACGTCTCGTTCCCGCTCGGCTGCCTGGTCTCGGTGACCGGCGTGTCCGGCTCGGGCAAGTCGACGCTGGTGAACGACATCCTCGCGACGGTGCTGGCGAACAAGCTCAACGGCGCCCGCCAGGTGCCGGGGCGCCACACGCGCGTGAACGGCCTGAACAACGTCGACAAGCTCGTGCGCGTCGACCAGTCGCCGATCGGGCGGACCCCGCGGTCCAACCCGGCCACCTACACCGGCGTCTGGGACCACGTGCGCAAGCTGTTCGCCGCCACCACCGAGGCGAAGGTGCGCGGCTACCAGCAGGGCCGGTTCTCGTTCAACGTCAAGGGCGGCCGCTGCGAAGCGTGTGCCGGCGACGGCACGATCAAGATCGAGATGAACTTCCTGCCGGACGTCTACGTCCCCTGCGAGGTCTGCAAGGGCGCGCGGTACAACCGGGAAACCCTCGAGGTGCACTACAAGGGCAAGACCGTCTCGGACGTGCTCGACATGCCCATCGAGGAAGCGGCGGAGTTCTTCGAGCCGATCAAGGCCATCCACCGCCACCTGCAGACGCTGGTGGACGTCGGCCTCGGCTACGTCCGCCTCGGCCAGCCCGCGCCGACGCTGTCCGGCGGCGAGGCCCAGCGCGTCAAGCTGGCCAGCGAGCTGCAGAAGCGCTCGACCGGCAAGACGGTGTACATCCTCGACGAGCCGACGACCGGCCTGCACTTCGAGGACATCAGCAAGCTGATCGGCGTGATCAACGGCCTGGTCGACAAGGGCAACACGGTGATCGTGA
- a CDS encoding MBL fold metallo-hydrolase, producing MNIVETYTGHVDPGGDAARRTLDALTITKLSVGPMDNNTYLLVCRESHEALLIDAANDPERISDLIGHGPDRPALRTIVTTHQHQDHWQALGAVAGANGANTAAHPLDAEPLPVPPDFLVEHGDTLTVGDVTLSVIHLRGHTPGSIALLYRDPSGHPHLFTGDSLFPGGVGRTTSPEDFASLLGDVESRIFGELPDETWFYPGHGDDSTLGAERPKLKEWRERGW from the coding sequence GTGAACATCGTGGAGACCTACACCGGGCACGTCGACCCGGGCGGCGACGCCGCCCGCCGGACCCTGGACGCGCTGACGATCACGAAGCTGTCCGTCGGCCCGATGGACAACAACACGTACCTGCTGGTGTGCCGCGAGTCGCACGAAGCACTGCTGATCGACGCGGCGAACGACCCGGAGCGCATCTCGGACCTGATCGGCCACGGCCCGGACCGCCCGGCGCTGCGCACGATCGTCACGACCCACCAGCACCAGGACCACTGGCAGGCGCTGGGAGCGGTGGCGGGAGCGAACGGCGCGAACACGGCGGCCCACCCCCTGGACGCGGAGCCGCTGCCGGTCCCCCCGGACTTCCTGGTGGAGCACGGCGACACGCTGACGGTGGGCGACGTCACGCTGTCGGTGATCCACCTGCGCGGTCACACGCCGGGATCGATCGCGCTGCTGTACCGCGACCCGTCGGGACACCCGCATCTGTTCACCGGGGACTCGCTGTTCCCCGGCGGCGTGGGAAGGACCACGTCGCCGGAGGACTTCGCGTCGTTGCTGGGCGACGTGGAGTCCCGGATCTTCGGCGAACTGCCGGACGAGACGTGGTTCTACCCGGGCCACGGCGACGATTCGACGCTGGGCGCGGAGCGGCCGAAGCTGAAGGAGTGGCGAGAGCGCGGCTGGTGA
- a CDS encoding DUF1684 domain-containing protein, with protein MSTFTQEWQDWKTRREADLAAPHGWLALVSLDWLDETPREYPGIPGRWWQDEQAAYVDPAGASLAHEGEPITEVHRFELVNSGAGTRVLSGDVEIEVARRSGYLIRVHDPKAEAVRAFHGVPAYEPSPSWVLQGRFEPFPEPRPTTVGAVVEGLSHVYTAPGVVHFTHEGASHTLTAFNGKDGGLSILFTDATSGVTTYVANRSLPVGAPGPDGTVTLDFNRAVNLPCAFTDFATCPLPPAGNHLPFPVEAGEKIPYERG; from the coding sequence ATGAGCACGTTCACCCAGGAGTGGCAGGACTGGAAGACCCGCCGGGAGGCGGACCTCGCGGCACCGCACGGCTGGCTGGCGCTGGTGTCGCTCGACTGGCTGGACGAGACGCCGCGCGAGTACCCGGGCATCCCGGGCCGCTGGTGGCAGGACGAGCAGGCGGCGTACGTGGACCCGGCCGGCGCGTCACTGGCGCACGAAGGCGAGCCGATCACGGAGGTCCACCGGTTCGAGCTGGTGAACAGCGGCGCGGGCACGCGGGTGCTGTCCGGCGACGTCGAGATCGAGGTGGCCCGCCGCTCCGGGTACCTGATCCGCGTCCACGACCCGAAGGCCGAGGCGGTGCGCGCGTTCCATGGCGTGCCGGCGTACGAGCCTTCGCCGTCGTGGGTGCTGCAGGGCCGGTTCGAGCCGTTCCCCGAGCCGCGGCCGACCACGGTGGGTGCGGTGGTCGAGGGTCTGAGCCATGTGTACACGGCGCCCGGCGTTGTGCACTTCACGCATGAAGGCGCGTCGCACACGCTGACGGCGTTCAACGGCAAGGACGGCGGGTTGAGCATCCTGTTCACGGACGCGACGAGCGGGGTGACGACGTATGTGGCGAACCGGTCGCTGCCGGTCGGCGCGCCCGGCCCGGACGGGACGGTGACGCTGGACTTCAACCGGGCGGTCAACCTGCCGTGCGCGTTCACGGACTTCGCCACGTGCCCGCTGCCGCCGGCGGGGAACCACCTGCCGTTCCCGGTGGAGGCGGGGGAGAAGATCCCCTACGAGCGCGGGTGA
- a CDS encoding acyltransferase family protein, whose amino-acid sequence MPTSPTPRRISWDLLRVVAVFAVILGHVTHQGALLHPELTGYPFRVTAQFGAAILLVISAFFVCASLRKGQPGRWLWNRVARLVPAYLVAVLVTYVVTRWAAISFSGLPYPPGVTGFLFGVPQGPPANPSPWYIPTWLDLLANLGMVQEWGVRSDTFYYLDGSYWTLPVQLLAFTGAALLWPRSWRTHRVTVALLWALILVPLLLRFAVFPPGTAGRLVETCFYGLGLHRLHVFAVGVAIWLWAQRRLRTWHAALFVLAAVAAQDLQVFPFHVALPQDAQRWPSTIGFAVLLLLVCVAARGPDWRFPGLARIAPAVTWLAGISYGLYLVHQELGYILARALLDLGLPGWLRLPAVVGAAVLAGWVVTAGVERPAHRWLTSRRKPEEPQARDAEPVSVGGGS is encoded by the coding sequence GTGCCCACCTCCCCGACGCCGCGCCGGATCAGCTGGGACCTCCTCCGCGTCGTCGCCGTCTTCGCCGTCATCCTCGGGCACGTCACCCACCAGGGCGCACTCCTGCATCCCGAGCTGACCGGCTACCCCTTCCGGGTGACAGCGCAGTTCGGGGCCGCGATCCTGCTCGTGATCTCCGCCTTCTTCGTCTGCGCCAGCCTGCGCAAGGGCCAGCCCGGCCGGTGGCTGTGGAACCGCGTCGCGCGTCTCGTGCCCGCGTACCTCGTCGCCGTCCTGGTGACCTACGTCGTGACGCGGTGGGCCGCCATCTCCTTCAGCGGCCTGCCCTACCCGCCCGGCGTCACCGGGTTCCTGTTCGGCGTGCCGCAGGGCCCGCCGGCGAACCCGTCGCCGTGGTACATCCCGACCTGGCTGGACCTGCTCGCCAACCTCGGCATGGTGCAGGAGTGGGGCGTCCGCTCGGACACGTTCTACTACCTGGACGGCTCCTACTGGACGCTGCCGGTCCAGCTGCTCGCCTTCACCGGCGCGGCCCTGCTGTGGCCGCGCTCGTGGCGCACCCACCGGGTGACCGTCGCGCTGCTGTGGGCGCTGATCCTCGTCCCGCTCCTGCTGCGCTTCGCCGTCTTCCCGCCGGGCACGGCCGGCCGGCTCGTCGAGACCTGCTTCTACGGGCTCGGGCTGCACCGGCTGCACGTCTTCGCGGTCGGCGTCGCGATCTGGCTGTGGGCGCAGCGGCGGCTCCGCACCTGGCACGCCGCGCTGTTCGTGCTCGCCGCCGTCGCCGCGCAGGACCTGCAGGTCTTCCCGTTCCACGTCGCGCTGCCGCAGGACGCCCAGCGCTGGCCGTCCACGATCGGGTTCGCCGTGCTCCTGCTGCTGGTCTGCGTGGCCGCCCGCGGGCCGGACTGGCGGTTCCCCGGACTGGCCAGGATCGCCCCGGCCGTCACCTGGCTCGCGGGCATCTCGTATGGTCTTTACCTGGTGCACCAGGAACTGGGCTACATCCTGGCCCGCGCCCTGCTCGACCTAGGCCTCCCCGGCTGGCTGCGGCTCCCCGCGGTCGTCGGCGCCGCCGTACTGGCCGGCTGGGTGGTCACCGCGGGGGTCGAACGCCCGGCCCACCGGTGGCTCACCAGCCGTCGAAAGCCCGAAGAACCGCAGGCCAGAGACGCGGAACCAGTTTCTGTCGGTGGTGGCTCGTAG